One window from the genome of Hippocampus zosterae strain Florida chromosome 7, ASM2543408v3, whole genome shotgun sequence encodes:
- the rp9 gene encoding retinitis pigmentosa 9 protein isoform X2, which yields MSSRKRPREKEERREHKRHKSTSKEDDEKLKSQMKRLNQQVQNLKHIETFYEKPPPGYIKEHMEKPEDCIPAEPGNEDARSFLANAPTRGLWMPLGKEVKVMQCWRCKRYGHRTGDRECPFFIKGNQKLEQFRVAHEDPMYDLIRENERNEKESRSNASLAAIFLSDRLSAVARRTILS from the exons ATGTCGAGTAGAAAGAGGCCGAGGGAGAAAGAAGAGCGACGCGAGCACAAACGACACAAATCGACGTCCAAGGAGGACGACGAGAAGCTTAAAAGCCAGATGAAGAGACTCAACCAGCAAGTACAAAACCTCAAACACATCGAAACATT CTATGAAAAACCTCCACCAGGATACATTAAG GAGCACATGGAGAAACCCGAGGACTGCATTCCAGCTGAACCCGGAAATGAGGATGCGCGCAGCTTCCTGGCCAATGCGCCCACCAGGGGCCTGTGGATGCCGCTGGGCAAGGAGGTCAAGGTGATGCAGT GCTGGAGGTGCAAACGGTACGGCCATCGCACAGGGGATCGTGAGTGTCCGTTTTTCATCAAAGGCAACCAGAAATTGGAGCAGTTTCGCGTA GCCCACGAAGACCCCATGTACGACCTGATTCGGGAAAATGAAAGGAATGAGAAAGAAAGCAG ATCGAACGCGTCGCTTGCCGCCATCTTTTTGTCTGATCGACTTTCTGCAGTTGCCAGACGCACAATTCTGTCATGA
- the rp9 gene encoding retinitis pigmentosa 9 protein isoform X1, producing the protein MSSRKRPREKEERREHKRHKSTSKEDDEKLKSQMKRLNQQVQNLKHIETFYEKPPPGYIKEHMEKPEDCIPAEPGNEDARSFLANAPTRGLWMPLGKEVKVMQCWRCKRYGHRTGDRECPFFIKGNQKLEQFRVAHEDPMYDLIRENERNEKESRIQQLQQLLQDTTSSSSSSDSDGGKKRKKKKEKKKKKKKKRKKHKHASSSSESD; encoded by the exons ATGTCGAGTAGAAAGAGGCCGAGGGAGAAAGAAGAGCGACGCGAGCACAAACGACACAAATCGACGTCCAAGGAGGACGACGAGAAGCTTAAAAGCCAGATGAAGAGACTCAACCAGCAAGTACAAAACCTCAAACACATCGAAACATT CTATGAAAAACCTCCACCAGGATACATTAAG GAGCACATGGAGAAACCCGAGGACTGCATTCCAGCTGAACCCGGAAATGAGGATGCGCGCAGCTTCCTGGCCAATGCGCCCACCAGGGGCCTGTGGATGCCGCTGGGCAAGGAGGTCAAGGTGATGCAGT GCTGGAGGTGCAAACGGTACGGCCATCGCACAGGGGATCGTGAGTGTCCGTTTTTCATCAAAGGCAACCAGAAATTGGAGCAGTTTCGCGTA GCCCACGAAGACCCCATGTACGACCTGATTCGGGAAAATGAAAGGAATGAGAAAGAAAGCAG GatccagcagctgcagcagcttCTCCAGGACACCACGtcatcctcctcgtcctccgacTCTGACGgcgggaagaagaggaagaaaaagaaggagaagaagaaaaagaagaagaagaagcggaaGAAGCATAAGCATGCGTCGTCGTCCTCCGAGTCCGATTGA